The Ahaetulla prasina isolate Xishuangbanna chromosome 3, ASM2864084v1, whole genome shotgun sequence genome window below encodes:
- the PPP1R3G gene encoding protein phosphatase 1 regulatory subunit 3G, whose amino-acid sequence MENRGSAVLSLGQLFAPFGEHQPNAEAALAPAWREDAEEEEEEEEATAAAEENQQQPRDCTAAAAREKDEEALLERRRRHGRSFSLPDSPSLAAARFLQRRRLPGESDGSEDDEEDGAASPTGGLRGCCTKCKKRVQFADSLGLCLASVKHYSAAEEPQVPHAVLSRLQSFPMRHRDFEDFTAALAELGSCASASSFPRPPPQVPLQLAPPLDGADKQNGAERLQRDRVCLEEVTGAALAGAPTDVRGVVRVLSCPGSKEVTVRYTFNEWLSFLDVPALPLPDGDPSDGSAPVERYQFSLCLPPGLPDGTAVHFAICYRSQQGEHWDNNGGANYTLRDCSSEKSATPL is encoded by the coding sequence ATGGAGAACCGCGGCTCGGCAGTCCTGAGTTTGGGGCAACTTTTTGCTCCCTTCGGGGAGCACCAGCCTAACGCAGAAGCTGCTTTAGCCCCAGCATGGCGAGAAGacgccgaggaggaggaggaggaggaggaggcgacggcagCAGCGGAGGAGAACCAGCAGCAACCGCGGGACTGCACCGCGGCAGCCGCCCGGGAGAAAGACGAGGAGGCTCTGCTGGAGAGGCGCCGTCGCCACGGCCGCTCCTTCTCGCTGCCGGACAGCCCTTCTTTGGCAGCGGCGCGGTTCTTGCAGAGGCGGCGGCTGCCGGGCGAGAGCGACGGGAGCGAGGATGACGAGGAGGACGGGGCCGCTTCGCCGACGGGGGGCCTCCGCGGCTGCTGCACCAAGTGCAAGAAGCGGGTGCAGTTTGCCGATTCCCTGGGCTTGTGCTTGGCCAGCGTGAAGCATTACAGCGCGGCCGAGGAGCCGCAGGTGCCCCACGCCGTGCTTTCCCGCTTGCAGAGCTTCCCCATGAGGCACAGGGACTTCGAGGACTTCACCGCCGCCTTGGCCGAGTTGGGGAGTTGCGCGTCGGCGTCGTCTTTTCCTCGGCCTCCGCCTCAGGTCCCGCTCCAGCTCGCGCCCCCGTTGGATGGGGCGGACAAGCAAAACGGCGCCGAGCGGCTGCAGCGGGACCGCGTCTGCCTGGAGGAGGTGACGGGAGCGGCGCTGGCCGGGGCGCCCACGGACGTGCGCGGTGTGGTGAGGGTGCTGAGTTGTCCCGGCTCCAAGGAGGTGACGGTGCGCTACACCTTCAACGAATGGCTCTCTTTCCTGGACGTTCCGGCTCTGCCGCTCCCGGATGGGGACCCTTCGGATGGCTCTGCTCCGGTCGAGCGTTACCAGTTCTCGCTCTGCCTTCCTCCTGGTTTGCCAGACGGGACGGCCGTGCACTTCGCCATCTGTTATCGAAGCCAGCAAGGGGAGCATTGGGACAACAACGGCGGGGCCAACTACACCCTCCGCGATTGCAGCTCGGAGAAGTCAGCGACTCCCCTGTGA